A region of Methanomicrobium sp. W14 DNA encodes the following proteins:
- a CDS encoding thiamine pyrophosphate-dependent enzyme, whose product MPHIFCTGCGNGTVLNCTLNAVSDMGWDIDNTIFVSGIGCSSRSSGYVATDSLHTTHGRALAFATGVKMAKPKFNVVVFTGDGDLSAIGGNHFIHSCRRNIDMTVVCMNNMIYGMTGGQGSPCTPVGAISTTTPYGAGEPVFDLAELAVAAGANYSARWTTYHVKQLTKAIKTGMETQGFSFIEAVSQCPTSFGRRNKLKSPVEMIEYMKTHSILLSRKKDLEANGECPENGTFTVGEFVRRGRPAMGVYKE is encoded by the coding sequence ATGCCGCATATATTCTGTACAGGATGCGGGAACGGGACCGTCCTGAACTGTACCCTTAATGCGGTCTCTGATATGGGGTGGGATATAGACAATACAATATTCGTATCCGGAATCGGCTGTTCCTCACGCTCGTCGGGTTATGTTGCAACCGATTCTCTTCATACAACTCACGGGCGTGCACTTGCTTTTGCAACGGGCGTTAAAATGGCGAAACCAAAGTTTAACGTGGTTGTCTTCACCGGAGACGGGGACCTTTCTGCAATCGGGGGAAATCACTTCATCCACTCATGCAGGAGAAATATTGACATGACTGTCGTCTGCATGAACAATATGATATACGGAATGACCGGGGGGCAGGGAAGTCCGTGCACACCTGTCGGTGCGATATCAACGACAACACCGTATGGTGCTGGAGAACCTGTGTTTGACCTTGCAGAGCTTGCTGTTGCGGCAGGGGCAAACTACTCTGCAAGGTGGACCACCTATCATGTAAAACAGCTCACAAAAGCTATCAAAACCGGGATGGAGACACAGGGTTTTTCGTTTATCGAGGCAGTTTCGCAGTGCCCTACGTCATTTGGCCGCAGGAACAAGCTAAAAAGCCCTGTCGAGATGATAGAGTACATGAAGACACACTCTATACTTCTTTCAAGGAAAAAAGATCTTGAGGCAAACGGTGAATGCCCTGAAAACGGTACGTTTACAGTAGGGGAGTTTGTAAGACGCGGTCGTCCGGCAATGGGGGTATACAAAGAATGA
- a CDS encoding FumA C-terminus/TtdB family hydratase beta subunit — MTELNTPLGDEVLSLRAGDRVHLSGTIFTARDEAHLRMIKDGVPFDPKGAAVYHCGPVIKGSRIVAAGPTTSARLNNICGFLLNEGVRAFIGKGGMGENVLGALFGKGVYLAYTGGCAALAASRMKLKGVFFEDLGMAEAVWVIDMDRLPLTVGMDSRGGDIYSDVRRRAADRFKMINNE, encoded by the coding sequence ATGACCGAACTTAATACGCCTCTTGGAGATGAGGTTTTAAGCCTGAGGGCAGGAGACAGGGTTCATCTTTCCGGGACAATTTTTACCGCAAGGGACGAGGCTCACCTGAGGATGATAAAGGACGGAGTCCCTTTTGATCCAAAGGGTGCGGCAGTGTATCACTGCGGTCCTGTCATAAAGGGTTCAAGAATTGTTGCGGCAGGTCCCACGACCTCTGCAAGACTCAATAATATCTGCGGTTTTCTTCTCAACGAGGGTGTACGCGCTTTTATAGGCAAGGGCGGCATGGGAGAAAATGTCCTTGGGGCGCTTTTCGGGAAAGGTGTTTACCTGGCGTATACAGGTGGGTGTGCTGCTCTTGCAGCGTCACGCATGAAGCTTAAGGGAGTTTTTTTTGAAGACCTCGGAATGGCTGAGGCGGTATGGGTAATTGATATGGACCGGCTTCCCCTGACTGTAGGGATGGACTCGCGGGGCGGTGATATCTACAGTGATGTGCGGAGAAGGGCGGCCGACCGGTTTAAAATGATTAATAATGAATAA
- a CDS encoding ABC transporter ATP-binding protein gives MALLSIEHLRKVFSEDEDDEVVALDDINLSVEDEEFICLVGPSGCGKTTLLRIIAGLEYPTSGSAVLSGRDISGPDPERGMVFQEYSLFPWLSVADNIVFGLSMKGAPKKEKKDAADKYLDLVGLKQFSGSFPHELSGGMRQRVAIARALANDPKILLMDEPFGALDAQTRNMMQRELLEIWKRAKKTILFVTHSVDEAVFLADRIVVMSPRPGKIREIVEVKIPRCRDRTAPEFGHLRKYVLSLMGEGTN, from the coding sequence ATGGCGCTTTTATCGATAGAACACTTAAGAAAAGTATTCTCTGAAGATGAGGACGATGAGGTCGTAGCCCTCGACGACATAAATCTTTCAGTCGAGGACGAGGAGTTCATATGCCTTGTGGGGCCGTCCGGGTGCGGCAAAACGACTCTTTTAAGGATTATAGCAGGTCTTGAATACCCTACATCAGGTTCAGCCGTTTTAAGCGGCAGAGATATCTCCGGGCCTGACCCCGAGAGGGGCATGGTTTTCCAGGAATATTCACTGTTCCCGTGGCTCAGCGTGGCTGATAATATTGTATTCGGTCTGAGCATGAAAGGAGCACCGAAAAAAGAGAAAAAGGATGCGGCTGACAAATACCTTGATCTGGTAGGCTTAAAACAGTTTTCAGGCTCGTTTCCGCATGAACTTTCCGGGGGTATGCGCCAGAGGGTCGCCATAGCGCGTGCACTTGCAAATGATCCGAAAATTCTTCTGATGGACGAGCCTTTCGGCGCCCTTGACGCACAGACAAGAAACATGATGCAGAGAGAGCTTCTCGAAATATGGAAGCGGGCAAAAAAGACTATACTTTTTGTGACCCACAGTGTCGACGAGGCTGTATTTCTTGCTGACAGAATTGTCGTAATGTCCCCGCGGCCCGGAAAGATTCGTGAGATAGTTGAAGTAAAAATCCCGCGATGCAGGGACAGAACGGCACCCGAGTTCGGTCACCTGCGCAAATATGTACTCTCACTTATGGGCGAGGGTACAAACTAG
- a CDS encoding 2-oxoacid:acceptor oxidoreductase family protein, translating to MRHEILFSGFGGQGIILSAVILGRAAAIYDKKFAVQTQVYGPEARGGASMSAVVIDDEEILYPEVSKPDIFVIMSQQGFEKYGSGASDDAFMLYDSDLVFSNPGCRNLSVPATKEAKRLTGRVIVANIIMIGSLVSATGVVSREAIEMAVMDSVPKGTEQLNMKALNAGFELGV from the coding sequence ATGAGGCATGAAATTCTGTTCTCGGGTTTTGGTGGCCAGGGTATAATTCTCTCTGCCGTTATCCTGGGCCGTGCTGCTGCAATATACGACAAGAAATTTGCTGTGCAGACACAGGTATACGGTCCCGAGGCAAGAGGAGGTGCGTCGATGTCTGCTGTAGTTATCGACGACGAGGAAATTCTATATCCTGAGGTGTCAAAGCCTGACATCTTTGTGATAATGTCCCAGCAGGGATTTGAAAAATACGGTTCAGGCGCATCGGATGATGCATTTATGCTCTATGATTCGGATCTTGTCTTCTCAAATCCGGGATGCAGAAATCTTTCCGTTCCTGCAACTAAAGAGGCGAAAAGACTTACGGGAAGGGTTATTGTTGCAAATATTATTATGATCGGCTCTCTTGTAAGCGCGACGGGGGTCGTAAGCAGGGAGGCAATAGAGATGGCGGTTATGGACAGCGTTCCCAAAGGTACCGAACAGCTCAATATGAAGGCTTTGAACGCGGGATTTGAACTTGGTGTTTAA
- a CDS encoding diadenylate cyclase has product MMQKASEIAVSIGAKAIVSFIKPFSFKSDIPLLWVEDLQLDVLKDLTMHDILEISEKHLNDAAVQIYLCKNYEEGQVVGVFPYAILIYDIRDGPGFINVKDYDGIANRDVVSAVLRLALDIAVEGREGRKVGTAFIIGNPDDIMKNSHQAIINPYKGQHPDDCDIKNEHNWESIKEFSQLDGVFVVDNEGKIVAAGRYLNINTGSINLPGGMGGRHLAAAAITLDLPVIGITVSESGGVVRVFHGGKCVQTIRSDLRIRW; this is encoded by the coding sequence ATGATGCAGAAGGCATCTGAAATTGCAGTGAGTATAGGAGCGAAGGCTATAGTATCCTTCATAAAGCCGTTTTCTTTTAAGTCCGATATACCTTTGCTCTGGGTTGAGGATCTTCAGCTTGATGTTTTAAAGGACCTTACCATGCATGATATCCTTGAGATATCCGAGAAGCACCTGAATGATGCGGCTGTACAGATATATCTGTGCAAAAACTACGAAGAAGGTCAGGTCGTCGGAGTTTTCCCTTATGCAATACTTATTTACGACATAAGGGACGGTCCGGGTTTTATCAACGTAAAAGACTATGACGGTATTGCAAACCGCGATGTGGTATCGGCTGTCCTGAGGCTTGCTCTTGATATAGCGGTCGAGGGAAGGGAAGGAAGAAAGGTAGGCACGGCGTTTATTATCGGAAATCCTGATGATATAATGAAAAATTCACACCAGGCGATAATAAACCCCTACAAAGGGCAGCACCCGGATGACTGCGACATCAAAAATGAGCATAACTGGGAGAGCATAAAAGAGTTTTCGCAGCTTGACGGCGTTTTTGTCGTAGACAATGAGGGAAAGATTGTTGCGGCCGGAAGATACCTGAATATAAATACAGGCTCTATAAACCTTCCGGGCGGCATGGGGGGAAGGCATCTTGCGGCGGCAGCGATAACTCTTGACCTTCCTGTTATCGGCATCACAGTATCCGAGTCCGGTGGAGTTGTAAGAGTATTTCATGGTGGAAAGTGCGTGCAGACAATCCGCTCTGATTTAAGGATAAGGTGGTAG
- a CDS encoding serine/threonine-protein kinase has product MKETLLSKKSFIQAVLVFLLTTAVVIPAHAAFSGVLAEDDELHHDTGMGHNGNGSYGMQGMMAGFGSGSLTLPIIYGLFAVVIILVALVLYIVLVKNKTDKKENPDNERLAPDYKEKKTDSMSGSDYGFPKELYEKYSDVSLIKRGGTSSVYSAKPKAGGSTVALKIPAQRDEKSGKIFLQETGIWEKLKHKNIVELKSVNVFPVPYAETEFVGDSLDTLQNPLDRDIALIITSGILNGLSYAHKKGVVHCDIKPGNILIDDSFTPKITDWGTGRYTGADGNYEGIKGYTPAFAAPEQLLPEGRCTEKTDIYQTGLLMIWMICGRDVFEKRAGEIRGGFVPDCINDEKLKKIISGCTRKDPQDRYKSAGELLSLITSLSVRTVVE; this is encoded by the coding sequence ATGAAAGAAACATTATTGTCAAAAAAAAGTTTCATACAGGCGGTCCTTGTCTTTTTGCTTACGACCGCAGTGGTTATCCCCGCCCATGCGGCCTTTTCAGGTGTTCTGGCAGAAGACGATGAACTCCACCACGATACAGGGATGGGTCACAACGGCAACGGATCATATGGGATGCAGGGCATGATGGCAGGTTTTGGTTCAGGTTCCTTAACGCTTCCAATAATATACGGACTTTTCGCAGTCGTAATAATTCTTGTCGCTCTTGTTCTCTACATAGTCCTCGTAAAAAACAAAACGGACAAAAAAGAAAACCCGGATAATGAGAGACTGGCACCGGATTACAAAGAGAAAAAAACCGACAGTATGTCCGGGTCAGATTACGGCTTTCCAAAAGAGCTTTATGAAAAATACTCTGATGTGTCTCTCATAAAAAGGGGCGGCACATCATCTGTATATTCCGCAAAACCTAAAGCAGGTGGAAGTACGGTTGCACTGAAAATCCCCGCTCAAAGGGACGAAAAATCCGGAAAAATCTTTCTTCAGGAGACAGGAATCTGGGAAAAACTTAAGCACAAAAATATCGTTGAATTAAAGTCAGTAAACGTCTTTCCGGTGCCATACGCCGAGACAGAGTTCGTCGGAGACTCGCTTGACACACTCCAAAACCCTCTTGACAGGGACATTGCATTGATAATAACGTCCGGGATTTTAAACGGGCTTTCATATGCCCATAAAAAAGGAGTCGTCCACTGTGACATCAAACCCGGGAATATTTTAATAGACGACAGCTTCACCCCGAAAATTACAGACTGGGGGACAGGAAGATACACAGGTGCAGATGGGAATTATGAAGGGATTAAAGGTTATACACCGGCGTTTGCCGCACCCGAACAGCTCTTGCCAGAAGGACGGTGCACTGAAAAAACCGATATCTACCAGACTGGTCTTCTGATGATATGGATGATATGTGGAAGAGATGTTTTTGAAAAGCGTGCCGGTGAAATACGCGGGGGGTTTGTCCCGGACTGCATAAACGATGAAAAACTTAAAAAAATAATCTCGGGATGCACCAGAAAAGACCCGCAGGACAGATACAAAAGCGCCGGTGAACTGCTGTCACTTATTACATCGCTTTCCGTAAGGACAGTCGTCGAATAA
- a CDS encoding FHA domain-containing protein, with protein MPDDIYRTITDDESPGFYEKLSDYLSVLGNPTRLRILKITEDNPKDIREIANETGTSYENTKKHINKLLKAGVIRKEAGVGKPTSKGVHAVWKYSTVPGGLELVARNVSSFCNLEIKNPELTGKLSEIRKMIDDEISSGMPVLVLLGGKDDGTVFLIKKDRIKIGRSDPSANDDPGEDCDIVLGDEYRGVTRISKPHATISLENGVWRINDEGSTGGTYVNSKKIMEFVKTSLSDGDMIELGRGKDKASFVFHTQKERKSENIHN; from the coding sequence ATGCCGGATGATATATACAGGACAATAACTGACGATGAAAGTCCGGGATTTTACGAAAAGCTTTCGGATTATCTCAGCGTCTTAGGAAACCCGACACGCTTAAGGATACTGAAGATTACAGAGGACAACCCAAAGGACATCCGTGAAATCGCAAACGAAACCGGGACAAGCTATGAGAATACAAAAAAGCACATCAACAAACTTCTGAAGGCCGGAGTCATCAGAAAAGAGGCCGGCGTTGGAAAACCGACCTCAAAAGGCGTGCACGCCGTCTGGAAATACTCCACTGTCCCCGGGGGCCTTGAGCTTGTCGCGAGAAATGTCAGTAGTTTCTGCAATCTGGAAATAAAAAACCCTGAACTTACCGGAAAACTGTCAGAGATCAGAAAAATGATTGACGATGAAATCTCATCAGGCATGCCGGTTCTTGTCCTCCTTGGAGGAAAAGACGACGGGACAGTTTTCCTCATAAAAAAAGACAGAATAAAAATAGGAAGGTCTGACCCTTCCGCAAATGACGACCCTGGAGAAGACTGCGACATAGTCCTTGGAGACGAATACAGGGGTGTTACAAGGATTTCAAAACCTCACGCGACAATATCTCTTGAAAACGGTGTCTGGAGAATAAATGACGAGGGAAGCACGGGGGGAACTTACGTAAACAGCAAAAAAATCATGGAATTCGTCAAAACTTCTCTTTCAGACGGGGATATGATAGAACTCGGAAGGGGAAAAGACAAGGCGTCATTTGTTTTTCACACGCAAAAAGAAAGAAAATCCGAAAACATACATAACTGA
- a CDS encoding succinate--CoA ligase subunit beta, whose amino-acid sequence MKLLEFEAKDIFKKYGIPVGEGFLISGPGEIDERCKNLGDEVVLKAQVDVGGRGKAGGIIVSDVKSAKENARLLFSRDIKGVTVDKILVEEKLPIEKEYYVSISIDRARKEPVILFSDTGGVDIEQTAEENPQAVQRVWIAPVLHDIPAFMMRRLLKGVPKELGPVINALYHVYCKSDALLAEINPLVTTKRGVYAADAKLIIDDNALYRQGIEVNRDLTERERRAEKYGFSYVELDGSIGVIGNGAGLTMSTLDLISLYGGKAANFLDVGGGAGEDRVCSAVRLVSEMPGVKIIIVNLLGGITRCDEVARGIVKAGVDQKVAVRLAGTNEEEGRKILGEYGYMMLDTMDEIVKFAVSEASQ is encoded by the coding sequence TTGAAACTTTTGGAATTTGAGGCTAAGGATATTTTTAAAAAATACGGAATACCGGTAGGGGAGGGCTTTTTAATATCCGGCCCCGGTGAAATAGACGAAAGATGCAAAAATCTTGGTGATGAGGTTGTCTTAAAGGCCCAGGTTGATGTGGGTGGACGTGGAAAAGCCGGGGGAATTATAGTTTCTGACGTAAAATCCGCAAAAGAAAATGCCAGACTTCTTTTTTCAAGAGACATTAAGGGTGTAACCGTTGATAAAATCCTTGTAGAGGAAAAACTTCCTATAGAAAAGGAGTATTACGTAAGCATCTCAATTGACAGGGCAAGAAAAGAGCCTGTGATTCTTTTTTCTGATACTGGCGGAGTTGATATCGAGCAGACTGCAGAGGAAAACCCGCAGGCGGTACAGAGGGTATGGATTGCACCTGTACTTCATGATATTCCTGCCTTTATGATGAGAAGGCTTCTTAAGGGTGTTCCGAAAGAGCTTGGCCCCGTAATCAATGCCCTTTATCATGTATACTGCAAAAGTGACGCTCTTCTCGCAGAAATAAATCCTCTTGTAACTACGAAAAGAGGCGTTTATGCAGCAGACGCCAAACTTATAATCGATGACAACGCCCTGTACAGGCAGGGAATAGAGGTCAACCGTGACCTTACCGAAAGAGAAAGGCGTGCCGAAAAATACGGCTTTTCATATGTCGAGCTTGACGGATCAATTGGCGTCATAGGAAACGGTGCAGGTCTTACGATGTCGACTCTTGACCTTATCTCCCTGTATGGCGGGAAGGCCGCGAATTTCCTTGATGTCGGCGGAGGGGCAGGAGAGGACAGGGTATGCAGCGCTGTAAGGCTTGTCTCGGAGATGCCCGGTGTAAAGATTATTATCGTGAACCTCCTCGGGGGGATTACAAGGTGCGATGAGGTGGCCCGCGGCATAGTAAAGGCCGGGGTCGACCAGAAGGTTGCTGTGCGGCTTGCAGGGACAAATGAGGAGGAAGGCAGGAAAATCCTCGGGGAATACGGGTATATGATGCTTGATACGATGGATGAAATCGTAAAGTTTGCAGTATCGGAGGCATCGCAATGA
- a CDS encoding 50S ribosomal protein L16 produces the protein MVRKPAKMYRALAKKAYTRREYMGGVPGSKVVQFDMGNNQQDFPVEISIQADEACQIQNKALEAARMTVNRKLLKDIGRMNYHFKLRTYPHQVLRENKQATGAGADRVSEGMRMAFGKAVGTAARVEERQKIFTVYTTESYIEKAKAALNSAGYKLPTPTRIVVSIKKTDA, from the coding sequence ATGGTTCGAAAACCCGCGAAAATGTACAGGGCACTTGCAAAGAAGGCATACACCAGACGTGAATACATGGGCGGTGTACCCGGCTCCAAGGTTGTCCAGTTTGATATGGGAAACAACCAGCAGGATTTCCCGGTTGAGATCTCAATTCAGGCAGACGAAGCGTGCCAGATCCAGAACAAGGCTCTGGAAGCGGCCCGTATGACAGTCAACAGAAAGCTGCTGAAAGATATCGGCAGGATGAACTACCACTTTAAGCTTCGTACATACCCGCACCAGGTGCTTCGTGAAAACAAGCAGGCTACAGGTGCCGGTGCAGACCGTGTGTCTGAAGGTATGAGGATGGCTTTCGGAAAGGCAGTCGGAACAGCGGCACGTGTTGAAGAGCGCCAGAAAATATTCACTGTATATACGACAGAGTCCTATATTGAAAAAGCAAAGGCCGCTCTTAATTCAGCAGGATACAAACTTCCTACTCCTACACGCATTGTTGTCAGCATAAAAAAGACAGATGCCTGA
- a CDS encoding ferredoxin family protein, translating into MKLVIDESRCKGCNLCTLVCPYKIFQEGSKLNKKGIIVPSLDRPGRCTNCRLQKLYDRRLCGVCQLICPDQAIRWVEEKPCEPMDVVIEF; encoded by the coding sequence ATGAAACTAGTTATTGATGAAAGTCGCTGCAAAGGATGCAATTTGTGTACGCTTGTCTGCCCCTATAAAATATTTCAGGAGGGCAGCAAACTGAATAAGAAAGGAATAATTGTTCCAAGTCTTGACAGACCCGGCAGATGTACTAACTGCAGACTGCAGAAATTATATGACAGGCGCCTGTGCGGAGTGTGCCAGCTGATTTGCCCGGACCAGGCCATCAGGTGGGTTGAAGAGAAGCCCTGTGAACCAATGGATGTGGTGATCGAGTTTTGA
- a CDS encoding fumarate hydratase, with protein sequence MLRERVAQAAEKAVREAEIHLPPDFLRALEKTISKETADVAKAEYENILENLRQADSLSVPICQDTGLHIFFVTLPPKIPLSADIYEGINDGLREATKDIPLRPNAVDPLTRRNSGDNTGEMTPAVHIRPGEKFTITAVPKGGGSENMSRLSMLLPSETEKIKSFVVETMLVAGGRPCPPVVLGVGIGSTFDGVAALAKEALLEPVDSMDEYEQELCDAVNSLGIGPMGLGGDFTCIAVKVKKGYCHTASLPVAVNVQCWVNRRATVEVDTEGLL encoded by the coding sequence ATGCTTAGGGAAAGAGTGGCGCAGGCCGCGGAAAAAGCTGTCAGGGAGGCTGAAATTCACCTGCCTCCCGATTTTCTGCGGGCGCTTGAAAAAACGATATCAAAAGAGACAGCAGATGTGGCGAAGGCTGAATACGAAAATATACTTGAGAATCTCAGGCAGGCTGACAGCCTGAGTGTCCCTATCTGCCAGGATACTGGTCTGCACATATTCTTTGTGACACTGCCGCCGAAAATTCCGCTTTCGGCTGATATCTATGAAGGTATAAACGACGGGCTCAGGGAGGCTACAAAAGACATACCGTTAAGGCCGAACGCCGTTGACCCGCTTACAAGGCGGAATTCAGGCGATAATACCGGAGAGATGACCCCTGCCGTTCATATAAGGCCAGGTGAGAAGTTTACAATAACCGCCGTGCCTAAAGGCGGGGGAAGCGAGAACATGTCAAGACTTTCAATGCTTCTGCCGTCCGAAACTGAGAAGATAAAGAGTTTTGTTGTCGAAACAATGCTCGTTGCAGGGGGAAGACCCTGCCCCCCGGTAGTCCTCGGTGTTGGTATAGGAAGCACTTTCGATGGTGTCGCGGCACTGGCAAAGGAGGCGCTTTTGGAGCCTGTCGACAGTATGGATGAATATGAACAGGAGCTGTGTGATGCGGTAAACAGCCTTGGAATTGGTCCTATGGGTCTTGGAGGTGACTTCACCTGCATTGCAGTCAAGGTGAAAAAAGGCTACTGCCATACTGCATCCCTTCCCGTTGCCGTAAACGTTCAGTGCTGGGTAAACCGCAGGGCTACGGTTGAAGTTGACACGGAGGGGCTGTTATGA
- the sucD gene encoding succinate--CoA ligase subunit alpha codes for MIYGDKNTKVIVQNATGKQGAFHLSLMNQYAEDVGGFGVVAGVTPGKGGQEIHGVPVYDSVREALAEHDASASVLFVPGSGAGDSIMEAAYNGLDLVVAITEHIPVHDTMKAISYARLEGCTVIGPNCPGTLSPGEIKLGIMPVNLSVPGSVGVISRSGTLTYEVVNELTMAGIGQSTIVGIGGDPVIGQTFVDVLERFEEDPQTEAVVLIGEVGGNLEEEGASYTDLPIVTYIAGISAPPEKRMGHAGAIVAGGEGDAGSKIRRLESQGVTVARKPSDIPGLLQEML; via the coding sequence ATGATATACGGCGACAAGAACACAAAAGTGATTGTACAGAACGCTACCGGAAAACAGGGAGCCTTTCACTTATCCCTGATGAACCAGTACGCAGAAGACGTAGGTGGTTTCGGTGTCGTTGCAGGGGTGACTCCGGGAAAAGGAGGTCAGGAAATTCACGGTGTTCCTGTATATGACTCTGTAAGAGAGGCTCTTGCAGAGCACGACGCATCGGCAAGCGTTCTTTTTGTCCCGGGAAGTGGTGCAGGCGACTCTATTATGGAGGCCGCATACAACGGTCTTGACCTTGTCGTTGCAATTACAGAGCATATTCCTGTCCATGACACCATGAAAGCTATTTCCTATGCACGCCTGGAAGGGTGCACGGTGATTGGTCCCAACTGCCCGGGAACGCTTTCGCCCGGAGAGATTAAGCTTGGAATTATGCCTGTCAACCTGTCAGTCCCCGGCAGCGTTGGTGTCATCTCAAGAAGCGGAACCCTTACATACGAAGTTGTAAACGAGCTTACAATGGCAGGAATCGGACAGAGTACAATTGTCGGAATAGGCGGAGACCCTGTAATCGGCCAGACTTTCGTTGATGTTCTTGAAAGGTTTGAGGAAGACCCGCAGACCGAGGCTGTCGTATTAATCGGCGAGGTTGGCGGAAACCTTGAGGAGGAAGGAGCATCGTATACCGATCTTCCGATTGTCACCTATATCGCCGGAATTTCAGCTCCCCCGGAGAAGAGAATGGGCCATGCCGGTGCAATAGTTGCAGGCGGGGAAGGCGATGCAGGATCAAAGATTCGGCGCCTTGAGTCACAGGGTGTGACTGTTGCAAGAAAACCTTCTGATATCCCCGGACTTCTACAGGAAATGCTTTAA
- a CDS encoding 2-oxoacid:acceptor oxidoreductase subunit alpha: MSRIEFMQGNIACAEGALAAGCTFYGGYPITPSTEIAEHMAKMMPKLGRTFIQMEDELASISSVIGASWTGAKAMTATSGPGFSLMMENLGYAVMTETPCVIVDIQRGGPSTGQPTMSAQGDMMQCRFGSHGDYSIIALTPSTVQEMFELTVKAFNLAERFRCPVFLMSDETIGHMRERIIIPDSVETFSRKPAEKGRLPFEPDSDLVPGFPVFGEGHRVHVTGLTHNTKGYPETTSHETQSSLVKRLSEKIESKRYEIADYDLVNPGAGIVFLTYGPATRTVRQVIKDRSDLVIGHINLRMVWPFPERVLSEFKSARVFIVPEMNLGQISREVERHTNVAVKSLPKLGGEMHTPKELTEAMEEYL, translated from the coding sequence TTGAGCAGAATTGAATTTATGCAGGGAAATATCGCGTGTGCCGAAGGTGCGCTTGCTGCCGGGTGCACGTTTTACGGCGGATACCCGATAACTCCGTCAACCGAGATAGCCGAGCACATGGCGAAAATGATGCCAAAGCTTGGGAGGACATTTATACAGATGGAGGATGAGCTTGCAAGCATCTCCTCTGTTATAGGTGCGTCATGGACAGGAGCAAAGGCTATGACCGCAACAAGCGGCCCGGGATTTTCCCTTATGATGGAGAATCTCGGTTATGCTGTTATGACTGAGACGCCATGCGTTATCGTTGATATCCAGAGAGGAGGACCCTCGACCGGTCAGCCTACAATGTCTGCGCAGGGTGACATGATGCAGTGCCGTTTCGGCTCTCACGGGGACTACAGCATAATTGCCCTGACTCCTTCAACTGTTCAGGAGATGTTTGAACTCACGGTAAAGGCCTTCAATCTTGCCGAAAGATTCCGTTGCCCTGTTTTTCTGATGTCTGATGAGACTATAGGCCACATGAGGGAAAGAATCATAATCCCGGATTCTGTTGAAACATTCAGCAGAAAGCCTGCTGAAAAAGGAAGACTTCCCTTTGAGCCCGATTCAGATCTCGTGCCCGGCTTCCCTGTGTTCGGCGAAGGGCACAGGGTCCATGTAACCGGCCTTACCCATAACACGAAGGGCTACCCTGAGACAACAAGCCACGAAACGCAGTCTTCTCTGGTAAAAAGACTGTCCGAAAAGATTGAATCGAAAAGATATGAGATTGCGGATTATGACTTGGTAAATCCCGGTGCCGGGATTGTTTTTCTTACCTACGGGCCTGCGACGAGGACAGTCCGCCAGGTAATAAAGGACAGGAGCGACCTTGTTATCGGTCATATAAATCTTCGTATGGTCTGGCCTTTCCCTGAAAGGGTGCTTTCTGAGTTTAAATCCGCACGCGTATTCATAGTCCCGGAGATGAACCTCGGACAGATCTCCCGGGAGGTCGAAAGGCATACGAATGTTGCGGTAAAATCCCTCCCCAAGCTTGGAGGCGAGATGCATACACCAAAAGAACTTACAGAGGCAATGGAGGAGTACCTGTGA